In the Leptospira fletcheri genome, TCTGCGCAAGTTTTCAGTACGACATCGGGCATATAGCCGTTCCCCTTTGAGAACAAAGGAAGAGGAAAGAGTCTCTTCCAAGAGGCAACCAAACGATTCCATGAATCCCTCTTCCGTTCCGGTAACTCCACCGCTGATATCAGGAAATTCCGGAGGTCTTCCAAAAAGAACAGATCCGGCTCTCTTAATTTCCCGATCTCTCTAGGATCGATGTCTACATGTACCACCTTCGCATTCGGGCAGAAGGTCTCCAACTTTCCGGTGGCACGATCGTCGAATCTCACCCCGAAAGCCAAAAGCAGATCCGACTCTTCGAGAGCGATGTTCGTATATGGAGCGCCGTGCATACCCAACATCCCTAAAGAAAGAGGATGTTTTCTGGGAAAGCAGTCCATACCCATGAGCGTGGTCGCGACAGGAATGTCCTGCTTTTCCGCGAATTCGACTAAGAGGTCTTCTGCTCCCGAAAGTCTTACGCCTCCCCCGGCATACAAAATAGGTCGTCTTGCATTCTCTAATAAGCGACAAAAGGATTCGAATTTCTCCTCCGAATCGGATGAAAGCCTTGGACTCTCGGGTTCCGGGCGGGAATTCCAGAGCTCCTCTATTTCCTTCCAGTCCCCGTCGAACGGGGAAAGTTGGACGTCTTTGGGAATATCGATCCAAACGGGACCAGGTCTCCCCACTTCCGCGATGCGAAACGCCTCGTTCAAAACTAGTGCGAGTTCGCTTGTGGAACGCACCAAATAGGTCTTTTTGGTGATCGGCTTTGACAAGGAATACGTATCTATTTCCTGAAAGGCGTCGGTTCCGATCAAAGACTGAGGGACCTGCCCAGTGATCGCGACCAAAGGAACCGAATCGCACTTGGCATCCGCCACCGCAGTCAATAAATTCGTGACCCCAGGTCCGGAAGAAGCGATGCATACCGCGGCCTTTCCTGTGATTCTGGCGGTTCCTAACGCGATAAAACCGGCTCCTTGTTCGTGCCTAGCCAATACGTGTTCGATTCCGCTCGCGTACAGCGCGTCGTAAATCGGAAGGTTGGCCCCTCCCGGAATCCCCACCACACGTTTTACGTTTTTGTGTAATAGAAAGCGGACGAGCAGTTCTGCACCGTTCGCAGGTCGGTCGGAGGTTCTGAATTCTTCTCGTTTCGTTTCGGTCGTCCTTGTTTTCATTGTTTCCTCAAATCCTGGAATAAAATAAAAAAGCCCCCCTTGGCTTTAGCCGAGGGGGGCTTTTTCGAAGATTACAGCTTGCGAATGATCCCTACGGCGTAAAGCCCTGCCCTGGTAGCATTTCCACTACCACCGTCCAGAGGACCACCCAAAGGGTTAGGCTAGACTGTTGTCCGAAGTTCATCATCTTTCGTTGATATGGTCGTCAGTTCGACCTGGACCTATTCGAATCAATTGATTCTAAAAATGCAAGAACTTTTTGCGGCGAGAACCTCTCTATTTAAAATATGTCCTTAGACACCGGCACTTCTTTCTGGGTATCGGTGTCTAATCAGCTAAGGAAAAAACTTATGGCAAACGTCACATTGAAAGGAAACCCGGTCCCGCTGGAAGGATCTTTGGCAAAGGTAGGAGACAAGGCTCCGGATTTCGTCGGAATCGGAAAGGACTTAAGTCCGAAAAGCCTGAAGGATTTCGGCAATAAAGTGAAAATCCTGGTAGGTGTTCCGAGTCTGGATACTTCCGTCTGCGCCTTAGAAACGAAAAAATTCCACGAAAGGGCCGCAAAAATGGACGGAATCGTCACTGTCGTCGTTTCGGGAGATCTTCCTTTTGCGATGAATCGATTCTGCACTACGGAAGGAATCGAATCCCCGAATCTGGTCACTCTTTCCCAATTCCGTGACTTTTCCTTTTCGAAAGCCTACGGAACGCATATTGCCGACGGTGGTCTGAAAGGCCTCTCGGCGCGGGCCGTTTTCGTAGTGGATCAGAACGACACCGTCCGCTATGCAGAACTGGTTCCCGAAATAGCCAGCGAACCGAATTACGAGGCGGCGATAGCGGAAGCCAAGAAACTGCTATAAATTTTCCATCGTCTAGTGTACGGAAAATAAAAAGGCCCGCCTTCCGATTCCGGAAGGGGGGCCGTTTCTTCGATGATCGTTTCCGTTTAAACGAAGAATTTTTTAGTGAGCTGGATCATTCTATCCACAAAACCGGTATACGGCGGATAGAGCATCTCTATGGAAGCGAGAGGCGCCTGTTTGAATACGGACTTCTCGTGAGAGAACGTCTTAAATCCCCACCATCCGTGGTAACTTCCGTGTCCCGAATGGTTGATCCCGCCGAAAGGAAGATGCGGATTGGCGAGGTGAACGATTACCTCGTTGATCGCCGCTCCCCCGGAAGAAGTCTCCTTTAGTACTTTGGAAATCGCTTTATTATTTTTTCCGAATACATAGAGAGCCAATGGCTTCGGTCGGGAAATCACTTTTCCGATCGCTTCATCCAAAGTCTTGTAGGTGAGGATGGGCATGACCGGGCCGAAAATTTCGTCCTCCATGATACGAGAGCTCTCGGGAACGTTCGTGAGCAAGGTCGGAGAAATATAATTCTGAGCGGAATCCGTTTCTCCCCCCATGGCCAATTTCGCCCCCTTTTCCACCGCTTCGTGAATGTATCCGGATACCCTTTGGAAATTCCGTTGGTTCACTAGGCGACAATAGTCCTGGTTCTGTTTGATCGAATCTTCGCTCTTGCCGTAAAAATCCGAGACGATCTCCTTTGCATACCTTACGAATTCGTCCGTCTTACCTTCGGGAAGAAGAAGATAATCCGGAGCAACGCAAGTCTGCCCGGCGTTCATGATCTTTCCCCACATGAGTTTCTTGGCGGCCTTCTTTAAATCCGCTCCCGGCACTATGATCGCCGGCGATTTGCCCCCGAGTTCCAAGGTAACCGTGGAAAGATGTTTTGCCGCCGCAGCCATCACGATTTTGCCAACGTGAGTACTGCCCGTAAAGAAGATATGATCGAAAGGAAGATCCATTAGGGCTGTAGAAACGGTGTGGTCTCCTTCGAAAACCGCCGCTTCAGATTCGGGAAAGGTTTCCTTTACAAGCCTTACTAGCAGCTTAGAGGTTTCCGGAGTGAATTCGGACGGTTTTAGAATCGCCGTGTTTCCGGCCGCTATTGCCGCTATCAGTGGAGCGAGAGCCAAATAAAAAGGATAATTCCAAGGAGAAATGATTAAGGTCACCCCTTTCGGCTCATAGATCACCTTGCTAGTGGCTCCGAAAAGAGACACGGGGGTTTTTACGTGAATCGGTCTCATCCAAGTTTTTACGTTTCGGATCGCATCGTTCAACTCACCGATCGTGGGCATGATTTCCGTAAGGTCCGTCTCATGCGGAGCTTTACGGAAATCCTTCTGCAAAGCTTCTTTGATTTCCGGAGTCAATCTTTCCACGGAAGCCTTCAACTTTTTCAGCCTTTGGATTCTGTCCTTCGGTTGAGTCAGCTTCAGAACCTGGTGAAAATGATTCTTTTGGAGTTGGAAAATTCTTTCCATTTCCTTCGGATCGGAAGAGGGAAATGATGCTGCGCCGGTTACCGGCTGTGCAGTGGCTGGACGGGTTGCTGTGGTCGACATGAAAAGCGCTCCTTGGGTCAGGGTGGTCCCATCTATTTTGGGTCCGAGTCGAGGGACCAGGGTATTATAGAACCAAATTCGGGAAGAAGAAGCAACCTTTTTATTGAATGATCATTCCGTAAGGAAAAATCAGAAACTTCTCCATACCGAACAGCATTCAATTGAACTTCCGGAAAAAATGTCCGAAAGTCCGATCAAAGCATTTCCGAAATTCCCAAGAAAACGAGAGATCGGAAATTTTTGTGCAAGGCACCAATAATTTGTCTCAAATCCCGTGGAATCGGAGTATTTTCTTCGTATAATTCGCTTAGCAACGAATTACTTTTAACATAATCCGTGATGCTAAATCTTGACAAAGAACGAAACCGTTTTCCAGAGTTATAAGATATGAGCCAGGGAAAAACCCTAGAATTATTTCATCATACCGATTATGGCATCTTCAGCAATCTCAAGGATTTGAATCAGCCGATCGAGGAAAATCTTCCGTTTCACTTTAAGTTCCATAATTTGACGGAAAACGTAAATAACGTTCTTTCCCGCACCTTGGACCGATACTTATTGCACCTAGACATCATTTACGTCCGCGATTCCGTGTTGGCGGCCCTAAAGGAAACCGTTACAAATACCATCAAAGCGAACGTCAAAAGAATCTACTTCCGCGAACTGCAAGCGGACATCCAAAACCCGCTGGTTTATAAAAATAAAATCACAGGATTTAAAAAATCCTATCTGGACAACAAGGAAAAGTACGAGGACCTACTCTTCAAAAACAACTACGTGGTGTTGGTCTCCTTCATCCATAATAAGGATGCGATCCGTATCCGTGTCATGAACAACGTGAAATTGAGTCCCGAGGAAGTTGATAGGATCAACCAAAGGATAGAAAAGGCGAAGTCTTATAACGATCTCGCGGAAGCTTTTATGGAAAAGGGAGACGAAACGGAGGGAGCCGGATTGGGTCTGATCATGACCCTGATGATGTTGAAGAACGACGGATTAGGTGCCAGCTCCTATCGGGTGGAAAGTCAGGGGAACAACACTTCCGTAATCATAGATATTCCCATCCGGATCCAAAAGGAAAATATCCAGCTCCAAAAAACGGATGAAATCATCGGACAGGTGGACCAACTTCCGACGTTTCCGAAGGCGATCCAGGATATTCAGACCACGATCGACAAGCCGAATTCCAGCATCGGTCAGATTGCGGAAATGATTAAGCGGGACGTCGCGCTCTCCGCAAACATACTCAAGCTTGCAAACTCCGCTGCCTTCCGTAGAGGGGGAAAGGTGGAGTCTTTGGACAGGGCCATCCAATTGATCGGTCTGAAGGAATTGCAGGCTCTTCTGTATTCCTTGGGAACGAAACAGATTCTAGAGGAAAAATTCCCCGCCTTCCTCGCTATCTGGGAAAAATCCAACCAATGCGCTTATTACTGCAAATTAATCGCACAACGAATGGGCATGCAGAAAGACACAGTCAGTAACCTGATGTCGGCCGCATTGCTTCACGATATCGGAGAGATCATTCTACTTTCCCTCGAATCCGGAAAAATGAATAAAATCCAAAACTATTCCGCATCTAAGGAGATCGCTTCCGCGATTTCTCTGGAGGAGGCCGCCTTCGGAATCACTCATACGAAAATCGGCGCGTTGATTGCGGAAAAATGGAATTTCCCCGAACTGTATTCGAAGACCATGGAGTACCACCACCGTCCCTTGCTGGTGGATGAACAGTATAAAGAAATTATATTTCCGATTTACCTCGCGGACACGATGATCAAGATCAATAACGAAGAGGCAAAATATTCCGAAATCCCGGAAGAAGTTCTTAAGTTCTGTAAATTCTTTACTTCGGGGGACTTCCATTCCTTCCGGACCAAGTCCTTGGAAAGTTTTGAAGCGGCGTCATAAATCGTACGACGGAATCTCTTAGAGAAATTCTAATCTATAAAATATTTCCAATAGGTGCCATTATGTCGGCACTTATGTGAAAGGAAATTCGGATCCATCTTGGTCCGAAAGAATCTGAAAATTATACCTTCTGGCATATTGTCAGTCGGCGTTCCAAAAACGATAATGAGGTCGTTTTGGAATTTCATTGTATGGCCGACTTCAAAAATACATCTGCCCTTGTCTGGTTGCTTTCCGGGATTCTATCCCTCACGGGATGCACTTCTTCCCAGGATCCGAATTACGCTTGGCTTGCGAGTCTAGCGCAGGGTGGAACTCCCGCCCCGGCACCCACTGGTACTACCGATTTCAATGTGTCGGTCCAGGATGCCTCCGCTCCCGTGGACTTCGCGTTCGATACGACTCGAACATTGAACGTTAACGTTCAAGTCATTGACCCGGTAGCACCGGTCAACGGAAGTCTGGTACAGCTCACCGTTCCTTCCGCTACTCCCGGTGCGGCGAATTATCGATCCGTGTTTACCGCTTACACGAACACCAGCGGACAAGTTACGGGTAGTTTTACCGTGGATGGAGACACGAAAACGGTTCACATGCAGGTGCAGGCCTACGGAAAATTCTATGATGTGGATATCAATATCGCCCAGGTTTCCGTCATCGATCGCAGGATTTCCATTTCCTTTACCGCAGTGGAAACTTTATTAGTGGATACCGACGGTGACGGCGTACCCGACGTGAACGACGCTTATCCCACCGATCCGACCCGTGCCTTTATCGTGCGAATCCCGGCCGAAAACTACTATTCCATCGCTTTCGAGGATTTGTATCCGAAAGAAGGGGATTCGGATTTCAACGATTATGTGGTCCGGGCACATTTTGAAGAGGACCTGAATGCCCACGGCGGGGTCGCCAGAGTGCGCGGGTATTTTACCCATGTAGCCAAAGGTGCGAGCTATAGCCATACGCTTCATTTCGGCCTGCCTACTGCGGCAAACGTAGGCTCCTATACCTTGACTCAACTCGGCTACGACGGCACAACGGTGGAACAGACGTTGACCGGAACCGGACCGACTCTGACGAATCTGCAGCTATTGGGAAATAGTTCCACCACGATACCCTCCTGGAATTCCAGAAAGACCGACACGTTCCAAATCGGAAAGACCGCCAATTTGGAAGTGATTTTGGCTTCTCCGATTTCCACTACGGACTTAGGGGCACCACCTTTCGATACCTACCTGCACGTAATCAATACAAACAAGGAAATTCACGCGGCGGGAAAATATTTCGACGCAAATGGAACCGATTTGTACCGGGATGGGACAGGATTCCCATGGTTTCTTCTCGTTCCGGGCAATTTCAAATGGCCTTACGAAACCGTAAATATCAGGATTTCCTATCCTCAATTCCAACCCTGGTACCAATCTTTGGGCACCGCCGATACGGACTGGTACAGAACTCCGAACACTTCGGAAGTGTATCCGGTTCCCCAATAAACGGACTCCTAAAAGAGTATTAAGCATCCTTCGCCCCTTCCCTCATTTCGGCCGAGGGGAGGGATTTTTTTTTCCTTTCCCGCGGATCGGAGTAGCTTTAACGTGATCTACGTGGCGACGGGACTCCTCAAACCCAAAGATCTAAAGCGTCTCTCGATCGATCCGGACACAGAGCAGGCCTTAGTATATTTTCTTTCTCTAGTGGAAGAAATCTCGCCTATCGTCGCCTTGGATAAACATAACACTATACGTTTTGCGACCGCGTCGTTCCAGAAAGAATTCCGTAGCCGACCCACGATGATCGGCGCGGATTTATTTTCCATTCTGAGGCTGGATTCCAAGGAAGAGGAGAATCTGAAGGAAAACCTGAACAAATCCAGACATACCAAATTGCAGAACCAAGAGTTTCGAAAGGGAAATAAATTCTACGGTTATACGGCGTTTCCGTTCGGCAACAGCATAGGAATGATCCTAAAAGACATCAGTCAGAATAAGAAGCTGCAAAAGAAAGTCGCGAATCTGCACACGAAGGTCCTTGCCTCGCAGGAAGAGGAAAGATCCCGATTGGCCAGGGAGCTTCACGACGGAGTCGGGCAACTGATTCTCGCGGCCAAACTTCATTTTCAGGCATTCCAAAAATCCGCAAAGGATCACGCGGATTCCTTCAAATCCGGTTTGGGGCTGATCGACAGAGCAAGCCAGGAATTACGGGAAATTTATACCAACCTACAACCATCCGCGTTAAAAGAATTGGGCTTGGAGGCCGCTTTGACTTCCTTGACCACCGGAATCTTTCCTCTTCAGAAAATTAAGATAAAAACCGAATTCAAAGTACCGGAAAAGATTCCTCAGATCGTTCAAAACCAGGTATTCAGGATATTGCAGGAAATCTGTGCGAATATTTTAAAACATGCCCAGGCTGATAAGGTGGAACTCCGTATCGTATCCGATAAAAATACTCTAGTGGTTACGACGAAGGACAATGGAAAAGGTTTCCGAGAAAAAGAAGCCCGCATCAAACAGACAGGGTTCGGGCTGGAGAATATCCGACGCCGGGTAGAAGATCTGAACGGCACCTTGTTTCTGGAGTCGGCGCCTGGTATAGGTACGACTTATGTGCTTCGAATTCCTCTAAAGCAACGTTCAAAGGAGAAAATATGAACTCTCAACCATCCACTTGCAGACTTTATCTCGTGGACGATCACGCAATACTCCGGGAAGGGCTCCGCCTGATCGTTTCCGGACAGGCTGATTTGGAGATCGTCGGCGAAAACGGAAGCGCAGAACAGGCGTTAGATGAGATCGGTAAACTCGAACCCGATATCGTGATCACTGACATTTCCATGCCCGGAGTCAGCGGGATAGATCTGGTAAAAGGCATCAAGCGCTATTATCCGAAAATTCAAGTCATCATTCTATCCAGACATGATAACGAGGAATACATCCAAAAATTGGTCGATCTAGGCATCAACGGATACGTCCTAAAAGACGACGCGGGCGAGGACCTTCTAAGGGCCATCGACGCGGTGAGACGCAAAGAAACCTATCTCAGTCCGAGGATCGCGACTAGAGTGATCTCCGGACTGAACAAAAAGAAAAGTGGAGAACAATCGGAAGAAGGACCTTCTATATTTTCCGTGCTTTCCGACCGAGAACGCCAAATCCTAAAGCTGATTTCTGAAGGGAACTCCAACGAAAAAATCGGCAAGTTACTGCATATCTCCCCAGCCACAGTCAAAGTTCACCGGGCAAACATCATGAAAAAATTGGACCTGCACAAAGTCGCGGACCTCGTGGTTTACGCCATTCGGGCCGGAATCGTGGAGAGTTAAAGCCTCACGCAGAGCAAAGCCTGGGCAGTGTTGCAGTTGTTTGCGAACGTATTGTTAAACGCATTCATACTCGTTACCCCCGGGCTTCCGTAATCGCCTGTGTTCGCAAACGTTCCGTCCGTCCAGTTCAGACAAGTGCTCCCCGTAGTCCACGTGGCGGAAAGCCCCGTCCAATATGCGGTGGATCCGGGCAATGCTTGAGCCAACGGAATGCTCGGAAGAGCGCCGGCAGTCGTAGTAAAAACGGGGCTGGGACTTGGATAATTTAGATAATAGGTCGTGGAAGCCTTTAAGGGCCATCCTGCTCCTCCGGCGACCCTCCCCGTTCCCACCAAGAGAGCATTGTATTCCGAACCTAAACCCGGTAGACTCGCGGCACTTGTACTTTTGGCCGTAGAGCAAATCGAATCCGCTCCGCTCACTCCTCCCAAATTCCCGAGCGACGTGGACGAGGTCACGAACACGTATTTGTAGGAGAGTTGGGGATTCGAGGAACCGCTCTGCAATAAACTTAAAAGCAAATAAGATTCCCCTTCCGGAAATGGTTTGGAGCAAAATGCGAATGCACTTGTGATCGAGCAGGATAAAACGAAAAGACGAAGCATTGCGAAAGATTTTCCGGTTCCGTTCATGGAATTACTCTAGAACCTCCAAGTATAATCTAACTCCCATTTGGTTGCAATTCCTTCTCTTACGATGGAGGTTAACGCAAAAGGAGTATCTGGTCGGACCTTTAGGGTTACCGTCTGATCCGGGGGAAGGCGATTCTCGAACCAAAGGGAAAAGGTCACCGTCAGGAGAGCCAATCCACCTAAAACGAATTGATTTCTCTGGTGCATGTCGTATTGGGATTTGTGATGCGACCTTTCCTCCCAAAGGTACGCCGCGACTAACGGAGAGGTTTGCATTCCCAGTATGCCGATGACCTTCGGATCGTTTTTCGAATCGGAAGCCAGACGATT is a window encoding:
- the ilvB gene encoding biosynthetic-type acetolactate synthase large subunit codes for the protein MKTRTTETKREEFRTSDRPANGAELLVRFLLHKNVKRVVGIPGGANLPIYDALYASGIEHVLARHEQGAGFIALGTARITGKAAVCIASSGPGVTNLLTAVADAKCDSVPLVAITGQVPQSLIGTDAFQEIDTYSLSKPITKKTYLVRSTSELALVLNEAFRIAEVGRPGPVWIDIPKDVQLSPFDGDWKEIEELWNSRPEPESPRLSSDSEEKFESFCRLLENARRPILYAGGGVRLSGAEDLLVEFAEKQDIPVATTLMGMDCFPRKHPLSLGMLGMHGAPYTNIALEESDLLLAFGVRFDDRATGKLETFCPNAKVVHVDIDPREIGKLREPDLFFLEDLRNFLISAVELPERKRDSWNRLVASWKRLFPLPLFSKGNGYMPDVVLKTCAEALGPATILTTDVGQHQMWAAQFYPFEEPKTWITSGGLGTMGFGLPAAIGVALESPERDVLCISGDGSFWMNVQELDTLAETDLNVKILVFDNRHLGLVRQQQELFFHGRFYGSSYPGPSKSAKVAEALGIPSLDLGEEGRTLSDLVRFLKEPGPGLVVVTIDPKLHVLPIVPAGKGNLEMVLE
- the tpx gene encoding thiol peroxidase is translated as MANVTLKGNPVPLEGSLAKVGDKAPDFVGIGKDLSPKSLKDFGNKVKILVGVPSLDTSVCALETKKFHERAAKMDGIVTVVVSGDLPFAMNRFCTTEGIESPNLVTLSQFRDFSFSKAYGTHIADGGLKGLSARAVFVVDQNDTVRYAELVPEIASEPNYEAAIAEAKKLL
- a CDS encoding aldehyde dehydrogenase family protein: MSTTATRPATAQPVTGAASFPSSDPKEMERIFQLQKNHFHQVLKLTQPKDRIQRLKKLKASVERLTPEIKEALQKDFRKAPHETDLTEIMPTIGELNDAIRNVKTWMRPIHVKTPVSLFGATSKVIYEPKGVTLIISPWNYPFYLALAPLIAAIAAGNTAILKPSEFTPETSKLLVRLVKETFPESEAAVFEGDHTVSTALMDLPFDHIFFTGSTHVGKIVMAAAAKHLSTVTLELGGKSPAIIVPGADLKKAAKKLMWGKIMNAGQTCVAPDYLLLPEGKTDEFVRYAKEIVSDFYGKSEDSIKQNQDYCRLVNQRNFQRVSGYIHEAVEKGAKLAMGGETDSAQNYISPTLLTNVPESSRIMEDEIFGPVMPILTYKTLDEAIGKVISRPKPLALYVFGKNNKAISKVLKETSSGGAAINEVIVHLANPHLPFGGINHSGHGSYHGWWGFKTFSHEKSVFKQAPLASIEMLYPPYTGFVDRMIQLTKKFFV
- a CDS encoding HDOD domain-containing protein; translation: MSQGKTLELFHHTDYGIFSNLKDLNQPIEENLPFHFKFHNLTENVNNVLSRTLDRYLLHLDIIYVRDSVLAALKETVTNTIKANVKRIYFRELQADIQNPLVYKNKITGFKKSYLDNKEKYEDLLFKNNYVVLVSFIHNKDAIRIRVMNNVKLSPEEVDRINQRIEKAKSYNDLAEAFMEKGDETEGAGLGLIMTLMMLKNDGLGASSYRVESQGNNTSVIIDIPIRIQKENIQLQKTDEIIGQVDQLPTFPKAIQDIQTTIDKPNSSIGQIAEMIKRDVALSANILKLANSAAFRRGGKVESLDRAIQLIGLKELQALLYSLGTKQILEEKFPAFLAIWEKSNQCAYYCKLIAQRMGMQKDTVSNLMSAALLHDIGEIILLSLESGKMNKIQNYSASKEIASAISLEEAAFGITHTKIGALIAEKWNFPELYSKTMEYHHRPLLVDEQYKEIIFPIYLADTMIKINNEEAKYSEIPEEVLKFCKFFTSGDFHSFRTKSLESFEAAS
- a CDS encoding LruC domain-containing protein — encoded protein: MADFKNTSALVWLLSGILSLTGCTSSQDPNYAWLASLAQGGTPAPAPTGTTDFNVSVQDASAPVDFAFDTTRTLNVNVQVIDPVAPVNGSLVQLTVPSATPGAANYRSVFTAYTNTSGQVTGSFTVDGDTKTVHMQVQAYGKFYDVDINIAQVSVIDRRISISFTAVETLLVDTDGDGVPDVNDAYPTDPTRAFIVRIPAENYYSIAFEDLYPKEGDSDFNDYVVRAHFEEDLNAHGGVARVRGYFTHVAKGASYSHTLHFGLPTAANVGSYTLTQLGYDGTTVEQTLTGTGPTLTNLQLLGNSSTTIPSWNSRKTDTFQIGKTANLEVILASPISTTDLGAPPFDTYLHVINTNKEIHAAGKYFDANGTDLYRDGTGFPWFLLVPGNFKWPYETVNIRISYPQFQPWYQSLGTADTDWYRTPNTSEVYPVPQ
- a CDS encoding sensor histidine kinase, with amino-acid sequence MATGLLKPKDLKRLSIDPDTEQALVYFLSLVEEISPIVALDKHNTIRFATASFQKEFRSRPTMIGADLFSILRLDSKEEENLKENLNKSRHTKLQNQEFRKGNKFYGYTAFPFGNSIGMILKDISQNKKLQKKVANLHTKVLASQEEERSRLARELHDGVGQLILAAKLHFQAFQKSAKDHADSFKSGLGLIDRASQELREIYTNLQPSALKELGLEAALTSLTTGIFPLQKIKIKTEFKVPEKIPQIVQNQVFRILQEICANILKHAQADKVELRIVSDKNTLVVTTKDNGKGFREKEARIKQTGFGLENIRRRVEDLNGTLFLESAPGIGTTYVLRIPLKQRSKEKI
- a CDS encoding response regulator: MNSQPSTCRLYLVDDHAILREGLRLIVSGQADLEIVGENGSAEQALDEIGKLEPDIVITDISMPGVSGIDLVKGIKRYYPKIQVIILSRHDNEEYIQKLVDLGINGYVLKDDAGEDLLRAIDAVRRKETYLSPRIATRVISGLNKKKSGEQSEEGPSIFSVLSDRERQILKLISEGNSNEKIGKLLHISPATVKVHRANIMKKLDLHKVADLVVYAIRAGIVES
- a CDS encoding DUF1554 domain-containing protein, whose amino-acid sequence is MLRLFVLSCSITSAFAFCSKPFPEGESYLLLSLLQSGSSNPQLSYKYVFVTSSTSLGNLGGVSGADSICSTAKSTSAASLPGLGSEYNALLVGTGRVAGGAGWPLKASTTYYLNYPSPSPVFTTTAGALPSIPLAQALPGSTAYWTGLSATWTTGSTCLNWTDGTFANTGDYGSPGVTSMNAFNNTFANNCNTAQALLCVRL